Proteins from a single region of Belliella baltica DSM 15883:
- a CDS encoding SusC/RagA family TonB-linked outer membrane protein: MKRSITMLFVRRKAVLAIGFLYFSSLGIARASNTVHVHTPLNLEPKSLIEAVFDLTLRGKVIDEEGVGIPGATVLLKGSSIGVATDIDGNYSLTVPDGNESGTIVFSFIGYTTKEIPIQNRTEINITLEMDTKSMEEVVVIGYGTQQKKDLTGAVAVVNRDELQKRQATTVGEALQGLATGVNVRGGGRPGSEANVVIRGLNNFSNASPLYVIDGMITTANRDFNPNDIESIQILKDASAAAIYGSRAANGVIIITTKRGKDGPMNVELSSSNSIQMLPRFDLAETDEFIRLNNMAYDNAGLPRQNLDPTINTDWQDAAFLNGSMNDFNATISGGGQSGSYLISGNYFGNKGAVIGTGFDRYSLRVNTQGNKGIFSIGQNLAISHSSTDEIAGNPIADVTRMLPTIPVYDENNPGGFGYGSPARGNTFGSNPVATANLQDRQNRNLRIRGNLWSEVKIHPSLTYRLNLGLDTSHDNFRFLRKEGNWTQNQPYDPAIYEENRAEYFDGLVENTLAFDRTFGNHTFKALAGHTYQHIQYSQIWGNKRNIPRNSLGDYYTVLDQGDTPALGGFRQEAALLSYLGRIEYSYADKYLINAVIRRDGTSRLSRDNRWGTFPSISGAWRISEEGFYSSEIVEDLKIRASYGKLGSSNIGYWDYLNLVNIFPTIAMGMDQNIIPGATQVRLANQNLRWEILTQQNYGVDAGFFRNKLTVSAEYFISVTEDVLTNMPIPRTTGNDGVDPFVNAASLRNKGFEFTATFREAAKPLNYYVTANLTTLNNEVLSLGYGRNDIYSGNTVTEIGQPIGMWFVLETDGIFQSAEEVQNHTNSQGQVIQPNAQPGDIRFKDNNDDGQITNEDKAVVGSPWPNYELGLNMGASYKGFDFSMQWFGSFGATVYNGYRSLVDRFDDNSNYRRGVQPWTPENPTNDFPRVIAASTLNSRGDTDRWLEDGSFFRLKLIRLGYNVPVSIVEKIGFSNAQVSISGQNLITFTRYTGLDPEFQNNNIFQRGVDNYAFPNLKMYTVGLQLGF, encoded by the coding sequence ATGAAAAGAAGCATTACAATGTTATTTGTAAGGAGGAAAGCTGTCCTTGCAATTGGTTTTCTTTACTTTTCTTCATTGGGTATCGCCCGGGCTTCAAATACAGTCCATGTCCACACACCTTTGAACCTAGAACCCAAAAGTCTAATTGAAGCAGTGTTTGACCTGACTTTAAGAGGCAAGGTAATAGATGAGGAAGGTGTCGGGATTCCTGGTGCTACTGTACTCCTAAAAGGCAGCAGTATTGGAGTCGCCACAGATATTGATGGCAATTACAGTTTGACGGTTCCTGATGGAAACGAAAGTGGAACCATCGTTTTTTCATTTATTGGCTATACTACAAAAGAAATTCCAATCCAAAACAGAACAGAGATCAACATCACCTTGGAAATGGATACCAAATCCATGGAAGAGGTGGTTGTCATAGGTTATGGTACACAGCAGAAAAAAGACCTGACTGGTGCCGTGGCAGTGGTCAACAGAGATGAATTGCAAAAACGACAGGCCACCACCGTGGGTGAAGCACTTCAAGGACTAGCAACAGGCGTAAACGTAAGGGGGGGAGGCCGCCCGGGATCTGAAGCCAATGTGGTCATTAGGGGATTGAACAATTTCAGCAATGCCAGCCCACTGTATGTAATAGATGGTATGATTACCACTGCCAACAGGGATTTTAATCCCAATGATATTGAGTCGATTCAGATTTTGAAAGATGCATCCGCAGCTGCCATATATGGCTCCCGGGCGGCCAATGGTGTGATCATCATCACGACCAAAAGAGGCAAGGATGGCCCCATGAATGTAGAGCTTTCATCAAGCAACAGTATCCAGATGCTTCCAAGATTTGACCTGGCAGAAACAGATGAATTTATCCGGCTCAACAATATGGCCTATGACAATGCCGGACTTCCAAGGCAGAACCTGGATCCGACCATCAATACGGATTGGCAGGATGCGGCATTCCTGAATGGAAGTATGAATGACTTCAATGCCACGATTTCGGGAGGAGGTCAAAGTGGCAGCTACCTGATTTCAGGTAATTACTTCGGCAACAAAGGCGCTGTGATAGGGACTGGATTTGACCGGTATAGCTTAAGAGTAAATACCCAGGGAAATAAAGGGATTTTTAGCATTGGTCAGAATTTGGCCATCAGTCATTCCTCTACGGATGAAATCGCTGGCAATCCGATAGCGGATGTGACCAGAATGCTTCCGACTATTCCAGTTTACGATGAAAACAATCCCGGAGGTTTTGGATATGGAAGTCCTGCCAGGGGCAATACATTTGGATCCAACCCTGTGGCCACTGCCAACCTTCAGGATAGGCAAAACCGTAATTTGAGGATCAGGGGCAATCTTTGGTCTGAAGTCAAAATCCATCCTTCATTGACTTATAGGCTAAACCTTGGATTGGATACAAGCCATGATAATTTCAGGTTTTTGAGAAAAGAAGGAAACTGGACTCAAAACCAGCCCTATGATCCGGCCATATATGAAGAAAACAGAGCTGAATACTTTGATGGACTGGTGGAGAACACACTGGCCTTTGACAGGACTTTTGGCAATCATACCTTCAAAGCTCTTGCAGGACATACTTACCAGCATATTCAGTATTCGCAGATTTGGGGCAACAAGAGAAATATACCAAGAAACTCCTTGGGTGATTATTACACTGTATTGGATCAAGGTGATACTCCTGCATTGGGTGGATTTAGACAAGAGGCTGCACTGCTTTCCTACTTGGGAAGAATCGAATACAGCTATGCTGACAAATACCTCATCAATGCCGTCATCCGTAGAGATGGTACTTCCAGACTATCCAGAGACAATAGGTGGGGGACTTTTCCATCGATATCGGGTGCGTGGAGGATCAGTGAAGAAGGATTTTATTCCTCCGAAATTGTGGAGGATCTGAAAATCAGGGCAAGTTATGGAAAGCTGGGTAGCAGCAATATAGGATATTGGGACTATTTGAACCTTGTAAATATCTTTCCTACCATAGCCATGGGAATGGATCAGAATATTATTCCCGGTGCCACCCAGGTCAGATTGGCAAACCAAAACCTGAGATGGGAAATCCTGACACAACAGAATTATGGTGTAGATGCAGGATTCTTCAGAAATAAACTGACCGTATCGGCTGAGTATTTTATCTCAGTGACTGAGGATGTATTGACAAATATGCCGATTCCAAGGACTACCGGAAATGATGGAGTGGATCCATTTGTAAACGCAGCATCTTTGAGAAACAAGGGCTTTGAATTTACAGCCACATTTAGGGAAGCAGCCAAGCCGCTCAACTACTATGTGACAGCAAATTTGACAACACTCAACAATGAGGTTTTGTCTTTGGGATATGGCAGAAACGACATTTACTCGGGCAATACCGTCACTGAAATCGGTCAGCCGATCGGGATGTGGTTTGTATTGGAAACGGATGGGATTTTTCAGAGTGCCGAAGAAGTTCAAAACCATACCAACTCACAGGGACAGGTCATCCAACCCAATGCCCAGCCCGGGGATATCAGGTTCAAAGACAACAATGATGACGGACAGATTACCAATGAAGACAAAGCAGTAGTGGGGAGTCCTTGGCCCAATTATGAGTTGGGTCTGAACATGGGAGCTTCTTACAAGGGTTTTGATTTCAGCATGCAATGGTTCGGATCTTTTGGAGCGACAGTTTATAATGGTTACAGAAGTTTGGTAGACCGGTTTGACGACAATAGTAATTACAGAAGGGGGGTGCAGCCATGGACCCCTGAAAATCCCACCAATGATTTCCCAAGGGTAATTGCAGCATCCACACTCAATTCAAGAGGAGATACAGACCGATGGTTGGAGGATGGTAGCTTTTTCAGACTGAAGCTGATCCGACTGGGATATAATGTTCCCGTTTCAATTGTTGAGAAAATTGGATTTTCGAATGCCCAGGTTTCCATTTCAGGACAAAATCTTATCACCTTCACTAGGTACACCGGATTGGATCCGGAATTTCAAAACAACAATATTTTCCAGAGGGGAGTTGACAATTACGCTTTTCCAAACCTGAAAATGTACACTGTTGGCCTACAATTAGGATTTTAA